A stretch of Microbulbifer sp. SAOS-129_SWC DNA encodes these proteins:
- a CDS encoding LysR family transcriptional regulator: MELQWLKAFLAVAEQGSVSEAAETLHLTQPAVSKRLAALEQQLDTALFDRIGRRLQLTDAGRALLPRARHILNEISDAERELHALGSAVTGSLRIATSHHVGLHHLPPVLKEFSSRYPDVALDIDFVDSEQAYEALVAGEYELAVVTLALKDYPALDARVIWPDPCVVVAAPDHPLAQMPALDLPDLARYPAILPDLNTYTGRLIKREFDRRGLKLTAKLATNFLETIKMMAGVGLGWSVLPRTLVDDSLAVLPVEKLNILRNLGVISHRARTLSNAAAALQQLLIAAATDQ, translated from the coding sequence GTGGAATTACAGTGGCTAAAAGCCTTCCTCGCCGTGGCCGAACAGGGCTCCGTGTCCGAAGCCGCCGAAACGCTGCACCTGACCCAGCCGGCAGTCAGCAAACGCCTCGCGGCGCTGGAGCAGCAGCTGGACACGGCACTGTTCGACCGCATCGGCCGGCGCCTGCAGCTGACCGACGCCGGCCGCGCGCTGCTGCCGCGGGCGCGGCATATCCTCAACGAGATCAGCGACGCCGAGCGCGAGCTGCATGCGCTCGGCAGCGCGGTGACCGGCAGCCTGCGCATCGCCACCAGCCACCACGTGGGTCTGCACCACCTGCCGCCGGTCTTGAAAGAATTCAGTTCCCGCTACCCCGACGTCGCCCTGGATATCGACTTTGTCGATTCGGAACAGGCCTATGAAGCGCTGGTGGCCGGCGAGTACGAGCTGGCGGTGGTGACCCTGGCACTGAAGGACTACCCGGCGCTGGATGCCCGCGTCATCTGGCCGGACCCCTGTGTGGTGGTGGCCGCGCCGGATCACCCACTCGCGCAGATGCCCGCGCTCGACCTGCCCGACCTGGCTCGCTACCCCGCGATTCTGCCCGACCTGAATACCTATACCGGGCGCCTGATCAAGCGCGAGTTCGATCGCCGCGGCCTTAAACTCACCGCCAAACTCGCCACCAATTTTCTCGAAACCATCAAGATGATGGCCGGCGTCGGCCTCGGCTGGAGTGTGCTGCCACGCACTTTGGTAGATGACAGTCTCGCGGTATTGCCGGTAGAAAAATTGAACATCCTGCGCAACCTCGGGGTGATCAGCCACCGCGCGCGCACGCTGAGTAACGCCGCCGCCGCACTGCAGCAACTCCTGATTGCCGCCGCAACTGATCAGTAA